The DNA window GGTGAAACGAGATGATCGGGAAGTTATCGCCTTGTGTGTCTGCGATAGCGAATATGTGGAAGTTACCCTGCGCGGTTCTTGGCTATCGAATGGTGCTGAAGATTCTGTGGGTGTGTTCATCACCACAATGAGCGATCGCACTGAGTTCTTTCTGCAAAAACTGTGGCAAGAAGCTCAAGCTTGTGAATCGGTGAAGTATGAAGTATGAAGTGTGAAATTTCATACTTCT is part of the Aulosira sp. FACHB-615 genome and encodes:
- a CDS encoding alr0857 family protein produces the protein MLKLTYTERSFCLECIPQSLEEWVAQRVIFAMRVGQNLCVEPSTASFLLPVDLPGVEALKAEVKRDDREVIALCVCDSEYVEVTLRGSWLSNGAEDSVGVFITTMSDRTEFFLQKLWQEAQACESVKYEV